The Arachis hypogaea cultivar Tifrunner chromosome 14, arahy.Tifrunner.gnm2.J5K5, whole genome shotgun sequence DNA window TGGATCCTTcaggaggaagatctctagctccttgttgTTCTTCAGCTTCTCACcgtgatatagctttaagcggtGGCCATTCACCTTGAAGAAGATGGGGCTTGACGGATGACTCAGATGGAAGACTCCATAaggctcaaccttctccaccctGTAGGGTCCTTCCCACCTAAACCTCAACTTTTTTGGCATGAGTCTtagtcttgagttgtagaggaggaccaAATCCCTAACTctaaactctctcctcttgatattCCTGTCATGTACCACCTTCACCTTTTCTTTGTAGAGCCATGAATTCTCATACGCCTCTAGTCGAAGGCACTCTAATTCCTGCAGCTGCACCTTCCTTTCAATGCCGGCTCCCCTCAATCCTAAGTTGCATTCCTTCACCATCTAGtatgccttgtgttccacctccaccgGAAGGTGACAAGCCTTCCCGTAGACGAGGCGGAATGGACACATtccgatgggtgtcttgtatgcggtTCGATAGGCCCAAAGCGCATCTGCCAGTCgagcactccagtccttcctgtgAGGCTTCACAATCTTCTCTAATATGCGCTTGATCTccctatttgacacctcggcttacccattggtctggggatggtaagctgttgctacctTGTGAATGATGCCTTGTTTCTTCAACAGATTTTTCTTTCTcctattacaaaagtgagtgccttgatcactcacgattgctcacggtgatccaaagcgacagataatattatttcgaacaaaggagacaacaatgttagcatcatcagtgtgggtagaaattgcttccacccatttagaaacataatcgacagctaacaaaatgtataagaaaccattagaatttgaaaatggacccatgaagtcaataccccaaacataaaaaatttcacagaacaacataagttATTGGGGTATATCattcctcttggatatatttTCAAATCTCTGATATTGGGGGAAAGAGTCACAATAAATActagcatccttaaaaagtgtgggccaccagaatccacagtctaaaatttttctagcagttctctgaggaccaaagtgtccaccactctcagaagagtggcaggcctctaaaatggactggaattctgattgtggcacacaccttctaattatttggtcagcatcacatctccacaaatatgggtcatctcATATATAATACTTGGACTCGCTTTtaagcttgtccttttgatgcttTGTAAAGTTAGGAGGGAAGgtacgactaaccaaataattagctacaggtgcataccaaggaaccacttcaGATATTGCCTGCAAGCTATCAAGTAGAAACGCATTATTGATATGAGTAGAGTCAttatatgttcaaggcgactcaagtggtctgccactaagttttgagaaccactcctatctttgatttttaaatcaaattcttgcagcagcaaaATCCAACAGATTAACCTTGGTtttgactcttttttagctaatagatactttaaaacTGCATGGTTTGAATATACCACCACCTTAGTTCCCAGTAAATAGGCTCTGAATTTATTAAGAGAAAAAACAATAGCTAATatctctttttcagtggtagtataattagactgagcaccGTCCAAAGTCTTAGAGGCATAAGCAATAATGTAAGGGTCCTTACCATCGtgttgagccagcgccgctcctaccgcATAGTTTGATGCGTCGCACATGATCTCGAACGGCCTACTCCAGTcaggccctctcacaataggaGCTTGGATCAAGGTaaccttcagcttatcaaatgcctcCATGCAATATTTACTCAATTCGAACTCTACATCCTTCTGTAGCAGACGGGACAAaggcagtgctaccttactgaagtccttgataaatcgccgatagaaacctgcatgaccaagaaactaacggacttccctcacagaggaagggtaaggtaaaccagaaataatatctacctttgctggatcaacagatataccagtattagaaacatgaCCTAGAACAATactttgttttaccataaaatgacatttttcaaaattaagtacaaggtttgaactagtacacctttctaatactctagctaaactatccaagaaaagatcaaatgaatcaccatagacactaaagtcatccataaaaacttccatacaattctcaagaaaatatgagaaaatactcatcatgcatctttggaacgtagccggtgcattacataagccaaaaggcatcctcttatatgcatacattccaaagggacatgtaaaagtagttttctcctgatcttcaggagctatgtgaatttgaaaatatcctgtataaccatctagaaaacaatagtgcgatttacctgacaggcgatcaagcatttgatcgatgaaaggCAGTGGGTAGTGATCTTTGCGAGTGGCCTAATTCAGAcgtctgtagtctatgcacaccctccaagaattttgcactctaGTAGCCATGAGTTCTCTGTGCTCATTCCTCACTGTGGTAACATCAGACTTCTTCGGGACTacctgtactgggctaacccattcactatccgagattggataAATGATGTCAGCTTCTAGCAGTCTGGTTACTTCCTTCTTTACCACTTCTAAAATGgtggggttcagccgcctttgaggttgacggataggCCTTGCTTCCTCCTCTAGAAATATCCGGTGCTCGCAAACCTGAGGGCTGatacctactatgtctgccaaactccacccaattgctctCTTGTGTcgtctcagcacactaagcagctgctcctctcattgggaagtgagttcctttGCAATAATAGCTGGGAGCTTTtgattgtcctcaaggtaagcatacttgaggtgagaTAGAAAGGGCTTCAACTCTATTTTCATCTCATGGCTGGGAACTTGATCATCTAGAATCACTGCAGGTGGTAAAGCGTCTTCAGTGTACTCAGAGGGCTTCCCCACGGTTGCACCTTGCTCCATGGTTGTCTCTTCTGCTGTCTCTTGGTGAGCCTTAGCTACAATCTCATCAATAATatcgcactggaagatggaatgatcttccggtaggtgcttcatggcttcatcaaggttgaagctcactgctctgccatctatctcaaaagaatacgttcctgagaaggcatccaacttgaacttcgaagtcttcagAAATGACCTTCCAAGCAAGATGGACGAAGGTCTCCCGGAATCAGTAGTGGGCATCTCTAGAATGTAGAAGTCGATAGGAAACATcggccccttaatgctcaccaggaCGTCCTCCGCAATGCCAACCACTGAAATTATgctcttatctgccaaaacaaaacgtgcTGCCGACCTTTTCAAGGGTGGGAGCCTTaaggcatcatatacagataatggcataatactaacacatgcacctaaatcacacatgcagtcaatgAATTGCACACCCCCTATAATgcaagtaaccatgcatggaccaggatccccacattttttcggtatggcacccattaaagcagaaatagagctacctaaaggaatagtttctaaatcattaattttatccttattcatgcataaatcttttagaaacttagcatatttaggtacttgttgaatagcatcgaaaaggggaatagttacctcaacctttttgaagatttctaccattttggggtccaGCTCCACTTGCTTCTTAGtcctcctagcaaggtgtgggtAAGGGATGGGGATGGCGTCTTGCACAGCACTATCTTCCTTAGGcactccattccttggttgaaCAACTTCCTCTTCACCCGCATCTTGTACCTCGTTCTCTTTGTCAAcctcttctatctcaacaatATCTTCAACTTGAACATCTActcttgagcttggctcctctgGACCCTTCTCTTGCAATGTAGTTTTGGACCTCAAGGTGATGGCGTTGATTCCACCCttgggttgggtaaaggttgagaaggaagtgcattggagcttgaaggttgattgttgggggtagatggtggttctattcgggatataagagcttgtaGAGTAGAGAAGGCCAGTAAGACTAGAGGTAAGTGTATTCTAAAACTCTTTTTGTCCTTGAAGGATAGAATggagtgtttcatcttggttAGAGGAAGGGGAAGGGTAGGTGATTTGAGGGGCTTGTGGTTGGTTGAATTGAGGTGCTTGGGAATATTGGGCTtgtctttggtgaggtgctctgtatggAGGATTCTGTTGATTCTAGTTCTGTTGATAGTTGTTGTTGTTTCACCTTTGATTTCCaccgttgtctctgcctccttggttgtagttatccctccatccctggttggaattGTTTCTCCAACCTTGGTCGTAGTTGTcctgccaaccttgattgtagttaccTCTTTGGCTAGAATTACCACCTTgctgatagtatccttgattcggacggtcgtagaaattatgggtagccgccAAGGTATTGTCTTCTTGTTGAAGTTGAGGACATTCGTCAGTGTAGTGAGAATAGCAAGTGCATATTCCACACACTCTCTGAGGGACTAGTTGTTGACACTGCTGTTGTGGAAgaggtggaggttgttgttgatttagcTGGAGCTGCTTgagtatgttggtcatctctcccagagtcttGGTGAGAGCAGtggtctcactactagaggaaactTCTGCAATAGCCTTGAGGTGATGAGTCCTTTGGTTTGCATTTCAGGTggactcagctagatcggtgatcagttgccacgcttctgtcgccgtcttgtacttcATCAGAGAGCCATTACTCACAGCATCTAATAAAGTCTTGTCTCCAGGCTTCATGCCTTGGCtgaaatagctaatcaacaccaactggtcaatcttgtggtgggaACATGAAtctaggagattcctgaagcgtttccaatactcataaagagtctctgctTCTCCTTAAATGATATAGAAAATCTCCTTCCTCAGCCTATCAGTAACCTCTGCCAAAAAGCACTTGTCCAGGAATTCCCTTATGAGCAGATCCCAGTTAGTAATAACAGCTTCCGgctgagtgtagaaccactccttcGCCTTTCCCgccagagaaaatgggaaggcatataGCCAAATGGCAATCTCATCAGCACCATgccgcctagtagttgagcaagctgtctgaaaatccctaaggtgcttggaaggctcttgagtaggtaagccatgGAACTTGGGCAGTAAATTGATCAGAGCGGTCTTCAGTTTGAAGTCTGCACCCAAgtttggatgatgcacttgatatggttgcagtgtaaaatctggagcTCTCGCTTTCTTTAGTGTGATTCTCCTAGGCTCTGCCATAGTACCTGCACTCAAATCAAGAGAAGAAGCGTcaataaaattaacaagagaggAAGTAGTTTCTTCCTCGAATGATGCGTCAGACCCGttctcagataagactggtgaattgggtAAAACCCCTTCACCACCCTCGGCAAATAACCGACGTCGAGcttgcctaatacgtgaaatagttctttcaatctcaggatcaaatacggcTAAGTTCAGATCCGGTAATGATcgtgtcattcaatgaaagaaacatataacTCATGTTAATGAAATATAAAAAGGAGAATGCATgtatgtaaaataataaataaaaaaaagaagaaaaatttatttacaccaatcaataaattagcacactgttgcaactccccggcaacgacgccaaaaattgacgggCGGAAAAATGCTGGTTAAGAAATATTAATAGAAAATGCGTTGTGAGTAcagtcttaaccgacgaaaattccaCTGTCAGTTTAAAAGATGTCACAATTAAGGATCAATTAACTGGGAGTAAAATTCCCAGgtcgtttcccaaagagttgacaaaagagtgcaagtTATTGATCAGGAATTTTCCGAGAAATTTTTATGGTTTGAGAacgaagaaataaaaaattaaaaatcaaagtaGTGAATAATAGCAATGGGTGTTATGTATTTGAATTAAAAGGCCTTAGCtgagagaagattaattggagttTCTATCTTTGTTGGCTTTTCTCAAGTGCAAGAGTAAAGGTTATTGCTTCCACTCAGTTATTCTCTTGCAGTTGTAGAGAAAGGTTAAGTGGGAGATACTAACCcgggttcacaagtcctaatctcttcccaaggaaggattagagtcagTGAAGAGTGAGTTAGCTAGTAATCCCCAATTACAAATTAGCTCTTGAGTGTTCCAACTCAAGGAGTTCTAATTAGTCAACTCCCAAGCCAAGTTGAGAGTtttaaatcataacatgaatgccattttcacacaacatggAGTAATAAGAAATGGGAGAcatgataattaaaattaatttaaaaaacaataTTGAAGCGGATAATTAATTGAAAGAGATCAAACAAGTAACgggattaaatataaaaataactcattatattaataaattcaaaattcacaaaatcCGAACATGAATTGGAACAACTAAATAGGAAGTAAAAGAGAAGAGTGAGAGAAAAGCAAACTAAAGTAGTGAAGGCTTCAATCGAAGGTAGTGGCAACTCTCTCAAGATCCAATCCAAGCAAAACTAAGAAAGACTATGAAAAGCTAAGAACCCTATGAGAGCAAGTGTTTTTCTCTCGAATtctctaaactaaaactaaaattaagtgAGAATGAAAGTGTGTCCAAGTCTCAGCAACACCCCTGCATCTATTCTGGACTTCCGGGCCTGAAACTAGATCAAAAAGGGGCCCacaaatcgcccccagcgaattctgatatGCAGCACGTGACggcctgtcacgcgtacgcgtagtccacgcgtacgtgtcgatgcgCATTCttctagtcacgcgtacgcatgcttcacgcatgcgcgtcgctgcTTTTTCTCctgaccacgcgtacgcatgctttacgcgtgcgcgtcggtgctcgCCCATgaattctttaattccttgtgttccttcctcttttgcataCTTCTTTtctatcctttaagccattcctgccatgtaatctttgaaaacactcaacacacatatcacggcatcgaatggaaataagagaggattaaaaataactaaataaaggccaaagaagcatgttatcAAACATAGCATCGATttgggaaggaaaatgtaaaatcatgcatttcatatgaataagtgtttaaaagattgataaaaaccactctatttagcacaagataaaccataaaatagtggtttatcactcggTCACTGGAAATCGACGCCGAGTTATTATCTGCGGTGCCGACCTTTAGACCTTGTAGAAGTCTGAGCTTTACTCCAAAGGGATGTCCAATTGCACAAAGCGTGAGCAAGAAACAAtcggggagtgtacctgcaaaggcactccgaagtttaagtcagtattgagaattcaatgtgtcTCTATAAGATAGAATACCATACCTTTATAGGTGGAGTAAGGTCGGTTACATTTCTCATGGTCTTCGAAATTCAAGAGCAATGATTAGGCTTTGATGGGTGATGACGTTACTTTAGACGTTTTAGGATATAATCCGTTGGGTCAGATTGTAACGTAACTTGCCGATTAATGACGTTGATTGCTGATTAATAACGTAACACCGAACTATGCTGCATTCTGCCGAGTTATGACTTGATATTCATAATGGCCGATCAACTATTATTCATCAAAATGATTAAAtgaaagaagaagagtaagaagaACCCACGCCATTGTATATAAACATATAACTATAGATAAATACAAGATGTGTTGTTGAACTTCTCCTTTACATATGTGATCTTTTTGCTATAGAATAACAAAGACAGAGAAAATTACGTAGTTAGCATTTCAATAAATTTTGATGCTTTCATTTTGGGTGTTTTCAAGCATAAAACTATCCTCCATATTATCTAACTTATCCTTTTGATGCGCTTATTTATAGTTATATATTGTTTATTTCGAGTTCTCATACATTATATTGTAATATTAtcatctttccagcaatatatgttAATTAAAAGGTTCataaacaatgccaaaatgcCTTTTTCTTCTATATAGAAAATGTAGTTTCACAGTCCTCttgtatttattttctttcttctatatAAGGCCATAATGCCTTTTACCTAATTATTTTCTTATATCTAACTTACATTCCTCTTTTTTTTAAGGAaggtttttatttttcatttcaattttttggcATTGGACCCAGAGTTTCTTTCTTctagtaattttttttgaaagtgcAGAATATTCCAATGAGTAAACAACTTTCTCGAATAATATTATCGATGTGTATTATCCTAGATGCTAGTAActgtgttttctttttttcattttaagagtTATTCTCCCAGATTATTTCATATAGTATGACCATATCATATTATACACTCCCTTGttatatttatgatttattattaagTTTTTCTGGTAGTCTGttcttattatttgaattttcgttGTTCCATTATATCATTGAATTAGACATTGATAAGAATTGGATTTTAAAGCCACATGATAGTCCAAATTATAGGGACGGTTTGAACAGATTCTTAGATTTCGCATTTGTCAATGCATCAATCGATGGGATGATACATTGTCTGTGTCCAAAGTGGGTGTTCTGCATTTTTCAAACTAGAGAGGATGCGTACGATCATTTGCTGATAAAACTTTTCTCCTCTAGTTATACATTTGGGGTACATCATAGTGAGAGACGCGTGGTAGAGAGCTCTAGTGAAGGATAAGAAGCAGAACCCGATAGAAATCTCAATGCCCCAATGCTTGACATGGTTCAGGAAGCGTTCAACTTCCCAAGACTTCATAGCGACGTAGAAGATTCAATGAATGAACATGTTGGCGGGGATCTGGAGGAGTTTCCGTACTTATCAAATGAAAGTAGTCGCGAGGCCGACAACTTGCATGACCTGCTCGAAGATGGAGCGCAGGAGATATATCCGGGATATTGAAAGTTCTTTAAGTTGTCTTTCTTGGTGAGGCTCTATCATATAAAGTCCATGTGCGGAGTGAGCAACAATGCCTTTGGAATGATACTGGAGTTACTGGCGGATGTCTTTGAGCATGCAAGGATTCCGAGCACTATGCACAATGCCAAGATAATCATAACAAGGCTTGGTATCGCGTACAAGAAGATAGATACATGtccaaatgactgcatgctatACCAGGGCAGCGACCAAGAGCTGTCTAAATACAAACGATGTGGGACATCGAGATGGAAGCAAAAGACTAATAAGAACTCCAGAGTGAGGATCAACAAGGTTATTAAAAAGAATGGAAAATCGCAAGTGGCGAAGACTCTTCGCTACTTCCCCTTATTCCACGATTGCAGCAGTTATACATATCTAGTAAGATAGCCGCTGACATGCTGTGGCATAAGAGAGGTCATAGCTCTGATGGTATTTATCGGCATCCATGGGACGGCAAGCCATGGAAGACATTTGACAGAAGATATTCCAACTTCTCCGGCCATCCGCGCTATGTTCGCCTAGCCTTGGCTAGTGACGACTTTATCCCTTATAGAAACATGAGCTCGAAGTACTCAATTTGGCCCGTTGTTCTTATTCTGTATAACCTTTCCCCTTGGATTTGCATGAAACCCACCTTTTTTATCCTCTCCATGATTATTTCTGGGCCTAAAATACCTAGAAATGATATAGATGTCTACTTACAGCCATTGATCGATGAGTTGAAGCAGTTGTGGGTTGGTGTTGAAACGTACAATATTGACGAGAAAAAAATCTTCAAGATATATGTTGCGTTAATGTGGAAATCAGTGATCTTCCAGGCTTGGGCAACTTATCTAGGTGGAATATGTACGGTGGGAAAGCTTGTCTTGTGTGCAATTTAGATGCTGAGACTAACCGGCTCACACACAATCAGAAATGGTGTTTTATGGGTCATCGTCGCTTTCGGAATCCTGACCACAGATATAGAAAGAACCGGGATAGAGATAGAGGATACAGGTCTACCTTTCAAACTTTCTGGTGGAGAAATTGCGAGACAACTATAGGATGTGCATGTCCACTTTGGCAAGGTGCAATCGGTTACTGGGAAAAGGACATGCGGACAGTAAACCGCCATACAAGACGAGTGTCCTTGAAAGAAGAGGAGTGTATTCTTTGAGCTCTCATACTGGGAAAACAATGGATTGCGTCACAATCTTGATGTGATGTACATAGAGAAGAATGTGTGCGACAACATAGTTTTCACCATATTGAACGAGAAAGGTAAATCTAAAGACCACCTTAACAATTTGTTTGGATGAGATGATtttggaaagaaagaaaatggggGAGAAGAAAACGGATGGAAAATTTAATTTTCCTTCGTTTGGATCAACCGTGAAAATAAAGGGAAAATAGAAAAGTATATATGGGACCCACTTAAAAGTTTTCTCTTCAAAATTGGGAAGAAAACTGAGATGGAaggaaaattatgagtaaaaagataaatttgccCTTTCAATTACAGAAATTAGAATTCCTAATTCAATATTTCTGAATGAAGAGAACACGTATCTTGTCTTCTCCTGTTTGGCCTTCTTCCTCAGCATTGCCACCATAGCTTCCCATCTTCATCCACATTGCTACAGCAGCTTCGTTATCGTTGTGACAGGTCCACCACATCTTCATCCGAGCATCCTCAAGAGAAAGGTGAGTTCTTTTTTTAGTTGTAGTAGTTTTTCCCAAAACGAAATGAAAAAGTCATTATGACATATAGATTGTATTcgtcttttatttttcaactaagaTAATGTTCTGATTTTACATTTCATGGATGACGTTTATTTTTGTAGTGGAAAAATAACCCATTCTTCGTTGTCTGTTTTTAAAAGCGTCCTTTGTCCTAATTCAAAAATCCAACCATATCTTACCTTATATTTCACTACCAGTTCACATTTGATACTAGAAAGGACTAGTTTTTAACTCATTCGGTCTTTGAAATGATTTGCCTTGGTTTTCACATCATCAGATTTTTTTTCTCAAAGCTTATTACATTATGCCTTTTTTTTCCATGGGGTGGTCCAAATATGAAGAAAAGAACTTAGAAGTGACCATGAAATTTAGTTACATTATTACGAATGAGACTATGAAAAATGTGTGTGAGAAACAAGTAGAAAATGCCAAAAACTTTACCTCTTAAGTCTTGATCTATGTACAACTTATACACCAGATAATCAGGCACTTGTATTTAGAAAAATTTACTCAAAATTAAGAAAGAATATATAGATTGTGATTTGTGAAAGCAACATATTGGAATTAAGAGTATATAAAAAAAGATTAAGCTCCTAATGCACATAATGTAATTCTAAATCAATCTACTAATTACACTTGGAGTTTTGACCGATTAAATC harbors:
- the LOC112742391 gene encoding uncharacterized protein — protein: MVKECNLGLRGAGIERKVQLQELECLRLEAYENSWLYKEKVKVVHDRNIKRREFRVRDLVLLYNSRLRLMPKKLRFRWEGPYRVEKVEPYGVFHLSHPSSPIFFKVNGHRLKLYHGEKLKNNKELEIFLLKDPAQKED